The following proteins come from a genomic window of Methanocella conradii HZ254:
- a CDS encoding GAF domain-containing protein has product MYERFNDIDRVLLKLDDMHDASSQEIIAYTAEEAARLTGSRFGVVGLMSHDDKKLTLYGSMDCRGIIPARPHALNIYDGGIWAEPVLQRRPVIVNDVSTVREAPATRFIGVPVFDGMNVVAVVEACGKDAGYDASDESRLFKLACCFWRLLLLRRYSDMLSASPADEGAYVEQAISEAINKEQIAMGFLELSLDKLETKGHLGREDAELLQKPMDALISEKQLIQAVQKLLRLKHGLL; this is encoded by the coding sequence ATGTACGAGCGATTCAACGATATTGACAGGGTTCTTTTAAAGCTGGACGACATGCACGATGCGTCGAGCCAGGAGATCATAGCCTATACCGCTGAGGAGGCGGCCAGGCTTACCGGAAGCCGGTTCGGCGTGGTGGGCCTGATGAGCCATGACGATAAGAAGCTGACATTATATGGCTCCATGGATTGTAGGGGCATTATACCGGCCAGGCCTCACGCGCTGAACATATATGACGGCGGGATATGGGCTGAACCGGTGCTACAGCGCAGGCCGGTGATCGTAAACGACGTATCGACAGTTAGGGAGGCGCCTGCGACGCGATTCATAGGCGTACCTGTCTTCGATGGCATGAACGTCGTGGCCGTAGTGGAAGCATGTGGCAAGGACGCTGGCTATGACGCATCTGACGAGTCGCGGCTCTTCAAATTGGCCTGCTGCTTCTGGAGGCTGTTACTGCTCAGGCGCTACAGCGATATGCTTTCTGCCTCCCCTGCGGATGAAGGCGCATACGTGGAGCAGGCCATCAGCGAGGCCATCAATAAAGAGCAAATCGCCATGGGCTTTTTAGAGCTATCATTAGATAAGCTTGAGACAAAAGGGCACCTCGGGAGAGAAGACGCCGAATTACTGCAGAAGCCCATGGACGCTTTGATAAGTGAAAAGCAGCTAATCCAGGCCGTCCAGAAGCTTCTGAGGCTTAAACATGGGCTACTATAA
- a CDS encoding COG1470 family protein, which yields MKASIVPLVAICIIAGGCIAPALASTYSSAYNGWVESGKTITVGNYFVTFSISNGSPTAHVTVQSPDYTTEERNIPEGNSYYYYNALRIYVANVTGSQALVDISRAISSGSSSAGTKVWCDTPGLNALAGDEVAFPITIQNNGEDDATYSLSASSDTGWSTTYMYNGKDVYEIYVPASQSRAVTLAVQTPYTASIGEKTITANIGSSSLDLHVYITSVNQSVEFSAKVNSIIASIGDKIYYDVTLNNLQSKENNYGLSVTGLPDNWYYRYVETRGSTSELAEAVVPAESAKSLVLEIVPPYSVSEGTYNFTAVVTTPDNVTISKDLTLRLKASSSMTMTSDKLAYTASPGQTFEINVYVTNSGTGSALTNVYPEISAPSGWVVSSSPGTVNSIKAGETQKFVISVQPPGNIVASDYEVTVTMTSDQAQKSSDYRITIATSSYMPYIGGGIIIAVLVGLAFLYKKYGRR from the coding sequence ATGAAGGCGAGTATAGTACCATTAGTAGCGATCTGCATCATAGCGGGGGGCTGCATAGCCCCCGCGCTGGCGAGTACATATTCCTCGGCCTATAACGGCTGGGTTGAAAGCGGGAAGACCATAACGGTGGGCAACTACTTCGTGACGTTCAGCATATCTAATGGGTCTCCCACCGCTCACGTAACTGTGCAGAGCCCTGATTACACGACAGAGGAGCGGAACATACCAGAGGGCAATTCATACTACTATTATAATGCCCTACGCATCTACGTGGCTAACGTGACCGGCTCGCAGGCGCTCGTAGACATATCCAGGGCCATCTCCTCGGGAAGCTCTTCGGCTGGCACGAAGGTCTGGTGTGATACGCCAGGCTTGAACGCACTGGCCGGGGACGAGGTCGCCTTTCCGATAACCATACAGAATAACGGCGAAGACGACGCGACCTATAGCCTATCCGCTTCGAGCGATACGGGGTGGAGCACGACCTACATGTATAATGGAAAAGACGTATATGAGATATATGTGCCTGCATCGCAGTCAAGGGCTGTCACGCTTGCCGTCCAGACGCCATACACCGCCAGCATTGGCGAAAAGACTATCACGGCAAACATAGGGTCCAGCAGTCTGGACTTGCATGTTTACATAACCAGCGTCAACCAGTCGGTGGAATTTTCCGCGAAGGTGAACTCGATCATAGCGTCGATAGGCGACAAGATATACTATGACGTGACCCTGAATAACCTACAGTCAAAAGAGAACAACTATGGGCTTTCAGTCACGGGCCTGCCTGATAACTGGTATTACAGGTACGTGGAGACGCGCGGCAGCACGAGTGAGCTGGCGGAGGCGGTCGTGCCCGCAGAATCTGCCAAGAGCCTGGTGCTAGAGATCGTGCCTCCCTATAGCGTTAGCGAGGGAACCTACAATTTCACGGCCGTGGTGACCACGCCCGATAACGTGACGATATCGAAAGACCTTACCCTGAGGCTCAAGGCCAGCTCGAGCATGACCATGACCTCGGACAAGCTCGCATATACGGCCAGCCCCGGGCAGACGTTCGAGATAAACGTCTACGTCACGAATAGTGGCACGGGGAGCGCGCTGACCAATGTCTATCCTGAGATAAGCGCGCCCAGCGGATGGGTTGTCAGCTCATCGCCTGGCACGGTTAACAGCATCAAGGCCGGCGAGACCCAGAAGTTCGTGATCAGCGTTCAGCCCCCCGGCAATATCGTGGCGAGCGACTACGAGGTGACCGTCACGATGACGAGCGACCAGGCCCAGAAGTCGAGCGATTACAGGATAACCATAGCGACGAGCTCGTACATGCCCTATATTGGCGGCGGCATCATTATCGCCGTGCTCGTGGGCCTCGCCTTCCTGTATAAAAAATATGGACGTAGATAA
- a CDS encoding ABC transporter permease subunit, which yields MRPEVIVAAKEFKDYLTSKRFLLIFGVLLLISMAAIIAGISSYNSQLATYNEQKSMLSAMNSTAAARFQPQMPSMLLVFESFSSSFITVGWLLAIAIGFDLISKEKETGSLKLLLARPTYRDSIVNGKILGSASILVVSLAATFLVALAILLFAGIVPSGDDLLRMTLFFLMVILFSLTFLAIAIAASAIAKNSTMSILLAIGFVVFSLLLPSFMSSICDIVLGEAPTMVIPATGSSASATSSQVISRIGNETARMQMEINPEYTSYWNTRNQITEMVCLLSPTYDLQGISRVVVSGQQSPVSTSVSGQFQFREMGMSSPSLGSTLPSILPQVVALLVISMAGFAISYAKFVRMDVR from the coding sequence ATGAGGCCAGAGGTCATAGTGGCGGCGAAAGAGTTTAAGGATTACTTGACCAGCAAGAGGTTCCTGCTGATATTCGGCGTGTTGCTCCTCATAAGCATGGCGGCGATAATCGCCGGGATAAGCTCGTATAACAGCCAGCTTGCAACCTATAACGAGCAAAAGAGCATGCTGTCGGCCATGAACTCGACCGCAGCGGCCAGGTTCCAGCCGCAGATGCCATCCATGCTGCTCGTTTTCGAGAGCTTCAGCTCTAGCTTCATCACGGTTGGATGGCTTCTCGCCATAGCGATAGGGTTCGACCTCATCTCTAAGGAGAAGGAGACCGGCTCGCTGAAATTATTGCTGGCGCGACCGACGTACCGGGACTCGATCGTCAATGGCAAGATACTTGGCTCGGCCTCGATACTCGTGGTGTCGCTTGCGGCCACTTTCCTTGTGGCGCTTGCCATACTGCTCTTCGCGGGCATCGTGCCGTCGGGGGATGACCTATTAAGGATGACCCTGTTCTTCCTCATGGTCATACTCTTTAGCCTCACGTTCCTGGCAATAGCCATAGCGGCATCGGCCATAGCAAAGAACTCCACGATGTCCATACTACTGGCCATAGGCTTCGTCGTGTTCAGCCTGCTCCTCCCAAGTTTCATGAGCTCCATATGCGATATCGTGCTGGGGGAGGCGCCGACGATGGTCATTCCTGCAACGGGGAGCTCGGCATCGGCCACCTCATCGCAGGTCATCTCTAGGATAGGGAACGAGACGGCGAGGATGCAGATGGAGATAAACCCAGAGTACACGAGCTACTGGAATACCAGAAATCAGATAACGGAGATGGTGTGCCTGCTATCCCCGACTTATGACCTGCAGGGCATATCCCGCGTAGTCGTGAGCGGCCAGCAGAGTCCCGTCTCGACCTCGGTATCAGGGCAATTCCAGTTCAGGGAGATGGGCATGAGCTCGCCGTCGCTGGGCTCGACGCTTCCATCAATACTGCCGCAGGTAGTGGCGCTGCTCGTCATCTCTATGGCGGGCTTCGCAATATCTTATGCGAAATTCGTAAGGATGGACGTTAGATGA
- a CDS encoding ABC transporter ATP-binding protein → MIKTENLTKVYDGVKAVDSLSLHVEKGDVFGFLGPNGSGKTTTMGMMIGEIEPTSGQCLIKGIDVLRHPLDVKKIIGYMPDGLGFYENLNARQNLKFFSQFYDIPADKAEKRITELLEYVGLAGVDKKTEGYSRGMKQRLGIAQALINDPEVIFMDEPTNGLDPQGVMQVRNIIKDLSSQGKTIFFSSHILEEVRQVCRTIGIISKGRLIAQGTLDEVRHKMQKEDFVTIVVKAPGTVPTISSPDIIDASYDNGTAVIRARSDIRDEISDQLTRNGVCIRELSIREKTLEEVFLQTVYGGARDEARGHSGGERV, encoded by the coding sequence ATGATAAAGACGGAAAACTTGACGAAGGTTTACGATGGCGTTAAGGCGGTGGACTCGCTCAGCCTCCACGTCGAGAAGGGGGATGTTTTCGGGTTCCTCGGCCCTAACGGCTCGGGCAAGACCACGACGATGGGCATGATGATAGGCGAGATAGAGCCCACGTCCGGCCAGTGCCTCATCAAGGGCATCGACGTGCTCAGGCATCCGCTGGACGTGAAGAAAATTATTGGATATATGCCGGATGGCCTCGGATTCTACGAGAACCTCAACGCCCGGCAAAACCTGAAGTTTTTCTCACAGTTCTACGACATACCCGCCGATAAGGCCGAAAAGCGGATAACTGAGCTTTTGGAGTACGTGGGCCTTGCGGGAGTGGATAAGAAGACTGAGGGCTACTCCAGGGGCATGAAGCAGCGCCTCGGCATAGCCCAGGCGCTCATAAACGACCCCGAGGTGATCTTCATGGACGAGCCTACGAACGGCCTCGACCCCCAGGGCGTGATGCAGGTCAGGAATATAATTAAAGACCTGTCGTCCCAGGGCAAGACGATATTTTTCTCCAGCCACATACTCGAAGAGGTCCGGCAGGTCTGCCGGACTATCGGGATAATCAGCAAGGGGAGGCTTATAGCCCAGGGCACGCTCGACGAGGTTCGTCACAAAATGCAAAAGGAGGACTTTGTGACCATCGTCGTAAAGGCTCCAGGCACCGTGCCCACGATATCCAGCCCTGATATCATCGATGCTTCGTACGATAATGGCACGGCCGTAATACGCGCGAGGTCGGATATCAGGGATGAGATATCCGACCAGCTTACACGTAACGGGGTGTGCATAAGGGAGCTTAGCATCAGGGAAAAGACGCTCGAAGAAGTATTCTTACAAACCGTGTACGGAGGCGCACGAGATGAGGCCAGAGGTCATAGTGGCGGCGAAAGAGTTTAA
- a CDS encoding winged helix-turn-helix transcriptional regulator, translating into MKALMAAAILLLAFLLLLPAIAPSFNGPGQYTVKPGSSEGPQPAASVPVVSFWQLPLWVKVAGILDTLLVAIFLLATPFIIGRMQNVLENRNRLNIFNYVLRNPGCTQSEISSAHNMKSGTVKYHVQMLESEGKITLRRMGKFTRLFNSSRANSELEKVVLSYMKNETSKSLLCAIMEEPGVTNGRLSERFKLDKSSVHWHLERFLNDSLVRFEQDGRYKKYFLEPGVEKLLRGLSF; encoded by the coding sequence ATGAAGGCATTAATGGCTGCTGCCATCTTGTTGTTAGCTTTTTTATTGTTATTGCCGGCGATAGCCCCCTCATTCAACGGCCCTGGCCAGTACACGGTAAAGCCCGGCAGCTCTGAGGGGCCACAGCCAGCGGCGAGCGTGCCCGTCGTCTCGTTCTGGCAGCTACCCCTATGGGTAAAGGTGGCTGGCATCCTTGATACGCTACTAGTAGCAATCTTCCTTCTTGCCACACCATTCATAATTGGCAGGATGCAAAACGTCCTTGAAAACAGGAATAGGCTTAACATATTCAATTACGTGTTGAGAAACCCGGGCTGCACGCAGTCGGAGATATCCAGCGCGCATAACATGAAAAGCGGGACGGTAAAGTACCATGTGCAGATGCTCGAATCCGAGGGCAAGATCACATTAAGGAGGATGGGGAAGTTTACAAGGCTGTTCAACAGCTCGAGGGCAAATAGCGAGCTCGAGAAGGTCGTGCTGTCATACATGAAGAACGAGACCAGCAAGAGCTTGCTGTGCGCCATCATGGAGGAGCCAGGCGTGACCAACGGCAGGCTCTCCGAAAGGTTCAAGCTGGATAAGAGCAGCGTCCACTGGCACCTGGAGCGGTTCCTCAACGATAGCCTGGTCAGGTTCGAGCAGGACGGGAGGTACAAGAAGTACTTCCTCGAGCCTGGCGTGGAAAAGCTGTTAAGGGGGCTATCATTCTGA
- a CDS encoding sensor histidine kinase, producing the protein MTCKGYGDGQQGLLDNMPAGIIIADRHMKVAAFNNAWSEICRECMGKKMERGADISASMDEEVAKMLAQAIHGKKAEASCHQLEKAKDRYFDLIAVPVMGGGAMLMAVESTKRCQEMKALEAAKSEVEFYVDLMSHDIRNFNQVTMGYIELLQLSGALSDVERAYLEKARKGVIDSNKLIDNIKKVRLIRQFAGKKLARMDLCRILVEDSREVGGVFPKARISLGFDAKEPRYIMADEYVHEIFRHIMENAVKYDPHPEKLIDVTLKPVKRDGRDYWSVAIADHGTGIPDEKKSAIFERMSRTTRGAGVGLSIVSVIVGKYGGRIYVEDRVKGDPSQGSVFTVELPRGSE; encoded by the coding sequence AGGCACATGAAAGTGGCCGCGTTCAACAATGCCTGGTCGGAGATTTGCCGGGAGTGCATGGGCAAGAAAATGGAGCGTGGCGCGGACATCTCAGCCTCAATGGATGAGGAGGTAGCTAAGATGCTCGCCCAGGCAATACATGGCAAAAAGGCAGAGGCGTCTTGCCACCAGCTTGAAAAGGCAAAAGACAGGTATTTCGACCTCATCGCCGTGCCCGTGATGGGCGGCGGCGCAATGCTCATGGCTGTCGAGTCAACAAAGCGCTGCCAGGAAATGAAGGCGCTTGAGGCCGCGAAGTCGGAGGTAGAGTTCTACGTCGACCTCATGAGCCATGACATAAGGAACTTCAACCAGGTGACAATGGGCTACATCGAGCTTTTACAGTTATCCGGGGCGCTTAGCGACGTGGAGAGGGCATACCTTGAGAAGGCCCGGAAGGGCGTCATTGACAGCAATAAGCTTATCGACAACATAAAGAAGGTACGCCTCATCCGACAGTTCGCTGGCAAGAAGCTCGCCAGGATGGACCTGTGCCGGATTCTCGTGGAGGACTCCAGAGAGGTGGGGGGTGTCTTTCCGAAGGCCAGGATTTCCCTTGGCTTTGATGCGAAGGAGCCGCGATACATAATGGCCGATGAGTACGTCCACGAGATATTTCGCCACATAATGGAGAACGCCGTTAAGTATGACCCGCACCCCGAGAAGCTCATCGACGTCACGCTCAAGCCGGTGAAAAGGGATGGCAGGGATTACTGGTCTGTCGCCATCGCCGACCATGGCACGGGCATACCTGACGAGAAAAAGAGCGCGATCTTCGAGCGCATGAGCAGGACGACCAGGGGCGCGGGCGTGGGCCTATCCATCGTCAGCGTCATAGTAGGCAAGTATGGCGGCCGCATATACGTGGAGGACAGGGTGAAAGGAGACCCCTCGCAGGGCAGCGTTTTTACCGTGGAGCTGCCCAGAGGCTCAGAATGA